The Vicia villosa cultivar HV-30 ecotype Madison, WI linkage group LG1, Vvil1.0, whole genome shotgun sequence genome includes a region encoding these proteins:
- the LOC131609856 gene encoding LOW QUALITY PROTEIN: oligouridylate-binding protein 1C-like (The sequence of the model RefSeq protein was modified relative to this genomic sequence to represent the inferred CDS: substituted 2 bases at 2 genomic stop codons), giving the protein MGNAQSYLCRKLIKCYWGSKPTTTRTASNPFPPPTAAPLPSLSATDILTYERKIAMSKMGGVHDALMHPQAQHPLXXATIGASQAIYDGGFQNVAVAQQMMYYQ; this is encoded by the exons ATGGGAAATGCCCAGTCTTATCTCTGCAGAAAACTAATTAAG TGCTATTGGGGGAGCAAGCCGACTACAACTAGAACTGCTTCAAATCCTTTTCCTCCACCTACTGCTGCACCTTTGCCAAGTCTTTCCGCAACTGATATTCTGACCTACGAGAGGAAGATAGCAATGAGCAAGATGGGTGGTGTCCATGATGCATTGATGCATCCCCAAGCGCAACATCCTCTTTAGTAGGCCACAATTGGAGCAAGCCAGGCGATATATGACGGCGGGTTCCAAAATGTAGCTGTTGCACAACAAATGATGTACTACCAGTAA
- the LOC131646218 gene encoding uncharacterized protein LOC131646218: MGRNKSNNMHKFIPRLYKLKLEIVILVEIRVKQEKASQFVLSSDQHVHYGVYDKLGSLKYWLTAISAHNQLDNRKALWKDIVNLHQSIRGPWCAMCDFNNAVRAQGRIGGRMVVEAEYKGMQEMMLKSGLSEMDSVGNYNTWSNKHVTSIIYSRIDRVLGNVDWFNGSMDKVLKILPPSVSDHALLCVDGKVHKGNRRLKYYNCMADMTEYEEVVRHSWNKPLHGEPMLVLWSKLQRLKPELTKFSRSMSNVTQELEKARKELEISQTNLTKNRMDAEAVDKVKECTDSVIKWNELEENMLKQRAKIDWLRMHDGNNAYFYASIKTKYQNKSMQVLHQCDGTVLTEKEDIHNEVMTYYKNIMGTTPSTLKHVDIEAMRNGKQVTKSQGDTRIAKVTEEEIYNALKGIGDLKAYGIDGYGAKNFKSSCQIIKDDVMATAQDFFKKGNLFRAFNGTIVTLILKNVQAKIVKEYMPIIGCTTFYKIFSKGMTNRLGKVLQDVIHQSQTTFVPCQVIHNHILLAFELMKGYARKGGTPRCMMQIDIQKAYDMVRRGIRQGDRISPLLFVILMEYMNITMAKMQKNPNFNHHSLTVNQSKCKMFCGGMKNDVAAVQNLTGFAVGQLPLRYLGVPLLCKKLNLNHYLPMVDRITSRIRHWTAKLLSRAGRIQLGNTITTAIAQYWMHCFPLLKFVIHKIDALCRSFVGTSKSEVSRKSPLAWKKTCSPIHQGGLNIINLEVWNSITLLKCLWNLCMKLDNLWVKWVHVYYLKGVDVQTVCIPKTCSWILTAIINKRSFIPLIHLIRTWYLL, encoded by the exons ATGGGCCGAAATAAGTCAAATAACATGCATAAATTCATCCCCCGTCTATATAAGTTGAAACTTGAAATTGTGATTTTGGTTGAAATAAGAGTAAAGCAAGAGAAAGCTAGCCAG TTTGTCCTAAGTTCTGATCAGCATGTTCATTATGGTGTCTATGATAAGTTGGGTAGTTTAAAGTATTGGTTAACTGCAATCTCTGCTCACAATCAGCTTGATAATAGAAAGGCCTTATGGAAGGATATTGTCAATCTGCACCAATCTATTAGAGGTCCTTGGTGTGCTATGTGTGATTTCAACAATGCGGTTAGGGCTCAAGGTAGAATTGGAGGTAGGATGGTTGTTGAAGCAGAGTACAAAGGTATGCAGGAAATGATGCTAAAATCTGGATTGAGTGAGATGGACAGTGTTGGAAATTACAATACCTGGAGTAATAAACATGTTACAAGTATCATCTACTCAAGAATTGATAGGGTGCTTGGAAATGTTGATTGGTTCAATGGCAGCATGGATAAAGTCCTGAAAATTCTCCCACCTAGTGTGTCTGACCATGCCCTTTTGTGTGTGGATGGGAAGGTTCATAAAGGCAATAGAAGGTTAAAATACTATAACTGCATGGCTGATATGACAGAATATGAGGAAGTGGTTAGACATAGTTGGAATAAGCCTCTACATGGGGAGCCTATGCTTGTCCTTTGGAGTAAACTTCAAAGACTTAAACCTGAGCTTACTAAATTCAGTAGATCAATGTCCAATGTTACTCAAGAGTTGGAAAAAGCCAGAAAGGAGCTAGAGATATCTCAGACTAATCTTACTAAAAATAGAATGGATGCTGAGGCTGTGGACAAAGTTAAAGAGTGTACTGATAGTGTTATAAAAtggaatgagttagaagagaATATGCTGAAGCAGAGAGCTAAGATTGATTGGCTGAGGATGCATGATGGAAATAATGCTTATTTTTATGCTTCAATAAAAACTAAATATCAAAACAAGAGTATGCAGGTTCTGCACCAATGTGATGGGACTGTTTTGACTGAAAAAGAAGATATTCATAATGAGGTGATGACCTATTACAAGAACATTATGGGGACAACTCCATCTACCCTTAAACATGTGGACATTGAAGCCATGAGAAATGGAAAGCAAGTTACTAAGTCTCAAGGGGATACTCGTATTGCCAAGGTGACTGAAGAGGAAATTTATAATGCTTTAAAGGGCATAGGAGACTTGAAAGCTTATGGTATTGATGGCTATGGAGCCAAAAATTTTAAGTCCAGTTGCCAAATTATCAAAGATGATGTGATGGCTACAGCTCAGGACTTCTTTAAAAAAGGTAATCTGTTCAGGGCTTTCAATGGCACAATAGTTACCCTCATCCTTAAGAATGTACAAGCCAAGATTGTGAAGGAGTACATGCCTATAATAGGTTGTACTACATTCTACAAAATTTTTTCCAAGGGGATGACTAATAGACTGGGTAAGGTTTTACAAGATGTTATCCACCAGAGTCAGACAACTTTTGTGCCATGCCAAGTTATCCATAATCACATTCTTTTAGCTTTTGAGTTAATGAAAGGTTATGCTAGAAAGGGCGGGACCCCCAGGTGCATGATGCAGATAGACATACAGAAGGCCTATGATATG GTTAGGAGGGGTATAAGGCAAGGGGACCGTATTTCCCCTTTACTGTTTGTGATTTTGATGGAATACATGAATATAACTATGGCAAAGATGCAAAAGAATCCAAACTTTAATCATCATA GTTTGACTGTGAATCAAAGCAAGTGCAAAATGTTTTGTGGAGGAATGAAGAATGATGTTGCTGCAGTCCAGAACTTGACAGGTTTTGCTGTAGGTCAGTTGCCCTTAAGATACTTGGGAGTCCCTTTGTTGTGTAAGAAGTTGAATTTGAATCATTATCTACCTATGGTGGATAGAATTACCAGTCGTATTAGGCATTGGACTGCCAAACTGCTTAGTAGAGCTGGTAGAATCCAGTTAGGGAATACCATAACCACTGCCATTGCACAATACTGGATGCATTGTTTTCCTTTGCTAAAGTTTGTTATCCATAAAATTGATGCTCTTTGTAGGTCGTTTGTTGGGACAAGTAAATCTGAAGTGAGCAGAAAGAGTCCTTTGGCTTGGAAGAAAACTTGTAGCCCTATCCATCAAGGAGGACTGAATATTATAAATCTGGAGGTGTGGAACTCTATAACTCTACTAAAGTGCTTATGGAATTTATGTATGAAGCTGGACAATCTTTGGGTTAAGTGGGTACATGTGTACTACTTAAAGGGTGTAGATGTTCAGACAGTGTGCATTCCAAAAACATGCTCTTGGATCTTGACAGCCATTATCAACAAGAGATCTTTTATTCCTCTGATTCACCTAATCAGAACATGGTACCTCCTCTGA
- the LOC131609864 gene encoding uncharacterized protein LOC131609864 isoform X1 has product MAFKDCSKRREVQKSAAGIKVSKSFPLSSLASLESLSLPLVQEVVLSADMKCENCQKRVSDIITKMNAETESIVVNVLEKKVILTFRISSTRHVGKVISHKVVTPKVAIIKRIFRSSNG; this is encoded by the exons ATGGCTTTTAAAGACTGTTCTAAAAGAAGGGAGGTTCAGAAATCAGCAGCTGGTATAAAAGTCTCAAAGAGTTTTCCTCTTTCTAGTCTTGCATCTTTGGAGTCTTTGTCCTTGCCACTG GTGCAAGAGGTTGTTCTTTCTGCGGATATGAAATGTGAGAACTGCCAGAAGAGAGTTTCTGATATTATTACAAAAATGAATG CAGAAACTGAGTCCATAGTGGTGAATGTATTGGAAAAGAAAGTGATACTTACTTTTAGAATATCATCAACTAGACATGTTGGTAAAGTTATCTCACACAAAGTAGTTACACCTAAAGTTGCCATTATCAAACGGATATTCCGGTCATCCAATGGTTAG
- the LOC131609864 gene encoding uncharacterized protein LOC131609864 isoform X2 yields the protein MAFKDCSKRREVQKSAAGIKVSKSFPLSSLASLESLSLPLVQEVVLSADMKCENCQKRVSDIITKMNETESIVVNVLEKKVILTFRISSTRHVGKVISHKVVTPKVAIIKRIFRSSNG from the exons ATGGCTTTTAAAGACTGTTCTAAAAGAAGGGAGGTTCAGAAATCAGCAGCTGGTATAAAAGTCTCAAAGAGTTTTCCTCTTTCTAGTCTTGCATCTTTGGAGTCTTTGTCCTTGCCACTG GTGCAAGAGGTTGTTCTTTCTGCGGATATGAAATGTGAGAACTGCCAGAAGAGAGTTTCTGATATTATTACAAAAATGAATG AAACTGAGTCCATAGTGGTGAATGTATTGGAAAAGAAAGTGATACTTACTTTTAGAATATCATCAACTAGACATGTTGGTAAAGTTATCTCACACAAAGTAGTTACACCTAAAGTTGCCATTATCAAACGGATATTCCGGTCATCCAATGGTTAG